The sequence GACTTCAAGGGCAAGGGCTTTATTTTCAGCTTGTTTGTGGCTTCGATGATGGTGCCCTGGGAAGTCACGATGATCCCGAATTATTTGACGGTCCGCAGCCTGAACTGGCTCGATACCTATCAGGGCCTGACGGTTCCCTTTCTGGCGACGGCGTTCGGCACCTTCCTGCTGCGCCAGTTCTTCCTCCAGCTGCCGAAGGAGCTGTTCGAAGCGGCGAGGATGGACGGCTGCGGGCATATCCGCTATTTTCTGCTGCATGTGCTGCCGTTGTCCCGGCCTGCGATCGGCACTTTGGCCGTCTATTCCTTTTTAAATACGTATAACTCCTATTTGTGGCCGCTGCTGATTACGAACAGTGAAATGATGCGGACGGTGCAGATCGGCATTTCCATGCTGGAATTTCAAGAATCGACCTCGTGGAATCTGGTGTTTGCCGGAATTACGCTCGTTATTTTGCCTTCACTGCTGCTGCTTGTATTCGGGCTGAAGCAGCTGGTGCGGGGCATGTCGGCGGGAGCGCTGAAGGGCTAGAAGATACGGGCCAATGCAAGAAATCAGCTGCTTGATGCAGATGATCCATAGATTCACAAAGAGGGATAACTTCAAAAAAGGAGAGGTTAAGACAATGAAAAGGTTTGGCTTTAGAAGACTGCGTTTCAGACGGGGCATGATTCTAGTGCTCGCCATGTTTATGGTGGTTTTGGCAGGCTGCGGAGGGAACACAAGCGCGAATACTGAAGCAACCAATACATCGTCTAACAACGAGACCAGCAGTGATAAAGGTTCGGCTAACGCCGCAGCGGCACCGGTAAAAATCACCTGGTGGCACTCCATGTCCGGCACCGGCGAGAAAGCAATCAACAAGATTGTAACTGACTTTAACGCAAGCCATCAAGGCATTCAGGTTGAAGCGGTTTACCAGGGCAAGTACGACGAGAGCCTGAACAAGCTGAAGGCGTCTCTCGGGTCGAACAGCGGCCCGGATTTGATTCAGGTGTATGAGATTGGCAGCAAATTTATGATCGACTCCAAGATGATTACTCCTGTACAAAAGTTTATCGACGAGGATAAATTTGACTTGTCTTCCCTGGAACCGAACATTATCCGTTACTATACGATTGGCGGACAGCTGAATGCGATGCCGTTCAATACGTCCAATCCAATCCTGTACTACAACAAGGACGCCTTCAAAGCGGCCGGACTCGATCCCGAGAATCCGCCCAAGACCTTTGAGGAATATGAGGCGGCAGCCAAAGCGCTCAGCAAGAACGGCAAGCCGGGGGCCGCGATCGCGATTTACGGATGGTTCATGGAGCAGCTGTTCGCCAATCAGAATGCCGAGTATGTGAACGGTGGCAATGGCCGCGATCAGGCGGCGACGGAATCGCTGCTTGCTTCGGACGCCGGTGTGAAGACACTGGAATGGTGGAAAAAGATGGTGGATGAAAAAGCCGTTGCCAATCTTGGACGCGATACGGACGATACGGACAGCGCATTTGCCGCCGGACAGGTAGCGATGACCTTGGATTCGACCGCTTCCCTGCGGAAGATCGTGGATGCGGTAGGAGGCAAGTTCGAGGTGGGAACCGGCTTTCTGCCGAGACCGGAAAGCGTCAAAGAAGGCGGCGTTGTTGTCGGCGGAGCCAGTCTGTACATTATGAACAACAAGCCGGAGGAGGAGCAGAAAGCAGCTTGGGAATTAATCAAGTACGTGGCTTCCCCGGAAGTTCAGGCGGAATGGAGCGTAAGCACCGGCTACTTCCCGATTACGAAGGCCGCATACGATCAACAGGTCTTGAAAGACAACATGGTCAAATTCCCGCAGTTCCAGACAGCCGTTGATCAGCTTCATGCTTCAAGCGCCTCGAATGCCACATCAGGAGCGGTAATGGGGATTTTCCCGGAAGCGCGCCAGATCGTAGAAGGCGCAATCGAGGAGGCGCTGAACGGGCAGAAGGAGCCGAAGAAGGCGCTTGAGGATGCTGCGGCGCAGATCACCGACAAGCTGAAGCAGTATAACGCGACGGTAAAATAATATTGGGTTTATATGATTTGGCCGCCAGGCTGCCTGATGAAGGCACTGGGCGGCCATTTGCTTTTTTCGGCAGGTATTTATATTTTGTGTAAGCGCATCCATTTGGCGGTTGGTCTAATTTTTTTGTTGGATTATGTCGAAGAAAGATTAGAGAGAGTCTGCCTACATCAAGATGGCTCTGAAGGGAGGTATACCGTGCGTGGCTTCCATACATAGTATTGTTTACGTAGTGCTTATCATAATGGCTTATTTTATTGTGCGCCTGTATGTAAAACAGGTCAGAGACGCCAAAAAGATGCTGGAGACCGAACAGAAGTACAATGAGAAATTGCGCCTGTATCTGAATGTCATCGAGCAATCGCCGCTCTCCATCATCATAACCGATACGCACAGCCGGATTGAATACATCAATCCTTATTTTACGGAGATAACCGGCTACAGCATGGAAGAGGCGGTCGGTCAAACGCCAAGTATTCTTAAGTCGGAGGAAACGGCGCCGGAAACCTATTGGGAGATGTGGAGGACAATCAGCAAGGGCGACAATTGGCAGGGGGAATTTATCAACAAGAAAAAGAACGGCGAGAAGTACTCGGAAGCCGTCGTCATCTCTTCAATCAAGGATGACAACCAGAAGATCACTCACTATGTAGGCATCAAAGAGAATGTCTCCGAGTATAAGCGTATAAAAAAAGAGCTTTTGGACCAGCTACACTTCACGTCCCAACTTATCGACACATTGCCCCATCCGTTATTTTATCTGGATGTTGAGGGTTATTTCCTTGGCTGCAATGCCGCCTACGAGCAGGCGTTCAACGTGAAGCGGCTGGAACTGACCGGTCTGCATACAAAAGATTTAGCGCATTTGCCCCGGACAAGCTATGAAGAGATGGACGATATGAGGAAAGAAGTGACCCGAAACGGCAAACCCGCTCAAAGGCAGCTTAAAAGGCATCTTGCCGACGGCAAAGAGCATGATATTCTTTATTCCTTGTCGGCCTATCATTTGTCAGATGGCACCGAGGGCGGGTATTTAGGCATCATGATGGATATCACCGATCTGAAGATTAAGGAAAAGGAGCTGCTGGAGAGCCGTAATTTTCTGGATGTTATCATTAATCATATCCCTGTGATGGTCTATGTTAAAGATGCGGAAGACTTGAAGATCTATAAAGCGAATCAGGCCTGTGCCGATTTCCTTGAACGTTCCCCCGAGGAAATAAATGGTTTGAGCAATGCCGACCTGTTCCCCCCGGAGGTAGCCAGGAAGCAGAGCGCTTCGGACCGAAAAGCCTTGGAAAGCGGACATACCGTAAGCGAGATTGAAATTTTACCGGGTGACAGCGAGCGGGGCACGCTCCGCTATGTCCAGACCTCCAAGCTGCCCATTATGGATGCCGATGGCAATGCCCTCTTTCTTCTGAGCGTTTCCGAGGACATTACCGAACTCAAGCAAAAGGAAAGCGAGCTTACTCAAGCTCTGTACATGGCTGAAGAGGCGACAGCCGCCAAATCCGAGTTTCTTGCCAATATGAGCCATGAAATTCGCACCCCGATGAATGCCATTATCGGACTGGCCCATCTGGCGCTCAAGACCGAACTCAGTCCGAAGCAGAGAGACTATCTGTCCAAAATACATAATGCCGGAACCTCTTTGCTTGGCATTGTTAACGAGATTCTTGATTTCTCCAAGGTGGAATCCGGAAAGCTT is a genomic window of Paenibacillus durus ATCC 35681 containing:
- a CDS encoding carbohydrate ABC transporter permease; translation: MKKHVARQAAVYLILIAAAIFALYPVVYSFFLSVMKPEEASAFPPSIVPHSFNPANFIDVFGIVPIAAFIGNTFLVSGIVMIGQLITASLAAYAFAKMDFKGKGFIFSLFVASMMVPWEVTMIPNYLTVRSLNWLDTYQGLTVPFLATAFGTFLLRQFFLQLPKELFEAARMDGCGHIRYFLLHVLPLSRPAIGTLAVYSFLNTYNSYLWPLLITNSEMMRTVQIGISMLEFQESTSWNLVFAGITLVILPSLLLLVFGLKQLVRGMSAGALKG
- a CDS encoding ABC transporter substrate-binding protein codes for the protein MILVLAMFMVVLAGCGGNTSANTEATNTSSNNETSSDKGSANAAAAPVKITWWHSMSGTGEKAINKIVTDFNASHQGIQVEAVYQGKYDESLNKLKASLGSNSGPDLIQVYEIGSKFMIDSKMITPVQKFIDEDKFDLSSLEPNIIRYYTIGGQLNAMPFNTSNPILYYNKDAFKAAGLDPENPPKTFEEYEAAAKALSKNGKPGAAIAIYGWFMEQLFANQNAEYVNGGNGRDQAATESLLASDAGVKTLEWWKKMVDEKAVANLGRDTDDTDSAFAAGQVAMTLDSTASLRKIVDAVGGKFEVGTGFLPRPESVKEGGVVVGGASLYIMNNKPEEEQKAAWELIKYVASPEVQAEWSVSTGYFPITKAAYDQQVLKDNMVKFPQFQTAVDQLHASSASNATSGAVMGIFPEARQIVEGAIEEALNGQKEPKKALEDAAAQITDKLKQYNATVK